A window of Elusimicrobiota bacterium contains these coding sequences:
- a CDS encoding quinone-dependent dihydroorotate dehydrogenase, whose translation MIYSRFLKPVLFRLPPEAAHRLGMAALRAAAPLARLGRFCRVDDPRLAVSIGTGADALVFPNPVGLAAGFDKDGVALAGLAALGFGFLEAGTVTPRPQPGNERPRLWRFPAQRALINRMGFNNEGVDALSARWRRTPPLGIPVGANIGKNKDTPNDRAVEDYLAGVVRLFDRADFFVVNVSSPNTPGLRNLLALDQLGPLLGALRARVDQLMVERRKPKRPLLFVKISPDDQPGESLVDTVVAAGFDGIVATNTTRDRGGLPSDAPAEGGLSGEPLRARSTEIVRRLFRAARGRLAIIGAGGVFDAADALEKIQAGASLVEIYTGFVYGGPGIVRGINQGLIDTLKDQKMDSIQNAVGSRA comes from the coding sequence GTGATTTATTCCCGGTTCTTGAAGCCCGTTCTCTTTCGGCTGCCGCCGGAGGCGGCCCACAGGCTCGGGATGGCCGCCCTCCGGGCGGCCGCCCCCCTCGCGCGTCTGGGGCGTTTTTGCCGCGTGGACGATCCGCGCCTCGCCGTCTCGATCGGGACCGGGGCGGACGCGCTTGTTTTTCCCAATCCCGTCGGCTTGGCGGCCGGGTTCGACAAGGACGGGGTGGCCCTCGCCGGATTGGCGGCCCTGGGGTTCGGATTTCTGGAGGCCGGCACGGTCACGCCGCGCCCCCAGCCGGGAAACGAACGTCCGCGGCTGTGGCGCTTTCCGGCCCAACGGGCGCTGATCAATCGGATGGGGTTCAACAACGAGGGGGTCGACGCCCTGTCGGCGCGATGGCGCCGGACGCCCCCCTTGGGAATTCCCGTCGGGGCCAACATCGGCAAAAATAAGGACACCCCCAACGACCGCGCTGTGGAGGATTATTTGGCCGGGGTCGTACGGTTGTTTGACCGGGCCGATTTTTTCGTCGTCAACGTGAGTTCGCCCAACACCCCCGGCCTTCGGAATCTCCTGGCCCTGGATCAATTGGGTCCGTTGCTCGGCGCCCTGCGGGCCCGGGTGGATCAATTGATGGTCGAGCGGAGAAAACCCAAACGCCCCCTCTTGTTTGTCAAAATATCCCCGGACGACCAACCGGGGGAATCCCTGGTGGACACGGTGGTCGCCGCGGGGTTCGACGGCATCGTCGCCACCAACACCACCCGCGACCGGGGGGGCCTACCGTCGGACGCTCCGGCCGAGGGGGGCTTAAGCGGGGAGCCCCTGCGTGCCCGCTCCACCGAAATCGTTCGGCGGCTTTTCCGGGCGGCCCGGGGGCGGTTGGCCATCATCGGGGCGGGCGGGGTGTTTGACGCCGCCGACGCGCTGGAGAAAATTCAAGCCGGGGCGTCCCTCGTTGAAATCTACACCGGTTTTGTTTACGGCGGCCCGGGGATTGTCCGGGGCATCAACCAAGGATTGATCGACACCTTGAAGGATCAAAAAATGGATTCCATACAAAACGCCGTGGGGAGCCGGGCGTGA